Proteins co-encoded in one Paenibacillus antri genomic window:
- a CDS encoding exo-alpha-sialidase, whose amino-acid sequence MKRLWIALWIAALIGVPAASAFAEENGGAAPVSDEASYFRNIDLFVSGTEGYHTFRIPSVLTTAAGTLLAFAEGRVNGASDTGDIDLVLKRSFDGGRTWQPLQLVCDAGPDTCGNPTPVQDETTGRIWLFMTRNYGEDTIAEINAGTSRGVRTIWSAYSDDEGATWSEPVDRFSEVQRPDTRWDATGPGIGIQLRHGPARGRLVIPAIGRNLQSDDHGATWYESGRLPGGLNEATVVELTDGTLMRNDRLSANQHLKRRAVSTSSDQGATWSGIEYVDALIDPICEASIVRYRPSDNAEGDRTLLFANPAHTERRENMTVRISYDDGLTWAVAKTAYKGPSAYSSLTVQPDGNVSLLFEGGEYTPYDKIMFATFNLAWFQTPEADLDRLVFSDGSLTPAFRGDVEAYTLALYRGTDRVTITPVASDNAVEISIDGTPASSGVPRTIDLNNAETIEVETRLGERTRSYAIALDRTRAAPELLTHWSFDGADENGIPDETGRGHVGILNGGAHIRPGMDGDALYLDGRRAYAEISNAEELHPGKENFTYSVWVNPDALVQQRHLLYWYGSNGKVPQWWFSVERNGAVRMNMYGLPADREIGVATAPGLVKPGQWTHLAAVRDDSVNKIYVNGELSATSVKYDGEAMDLTNRTVPPLVGFDKGVAANRDWLGYMDELRIYKHALNDADVRKLYWHGDRTKPTTAAAASPGEPNGASGWYTSDVTVTLSAADDLSGVARTEYRVNGGSWTAYAGPVLLAEEGEHTLEYRSEDAAGNVEEARSMAVRIDKTAPALRVSANPSELWAPNGELTPIRTEVEAEDDASGIERIVLDSIQVDDDGGSSPGVESREEDIEDAEFGADDREFSLRAERNGDGAGRTYTIKYMATDRAGHVAEATVEVFVTHDRSPSSTNGKE is encoded by the coding sequence GTGAAAAGGCTATGGATCGCATTGTGGATCGCCGCGCTGATCGGCGTTCCGGCCGCTTCGGCTTTCGCCGAAGAAAACGGCGGCGCGGCGCCGGTGTCCGACGAAGCGTCGTACTTCCGGAATATCGACTTGTTCGTGTCCGGGACGGAGGGCTACCACACGTTCCGCATCCCGTCCGTCTTGACGACCGCGGCGGGCACGCTGCTCGCCTTCGCCGAAGGCCGCGTCAACGGCGCTTCGGATACCGGCGATATCGATCTCGTGCTGAAGCGCAGCTTCGACGGGGGGCGTACCTGGCAGCCGCTGCAGCTCGTCTGCGACGCGGGCCCGGATACATGTGGGAACCCGACGCCCGTGCAGGACGAAACGACGGGACGCATCTGGCTGTTCATGACCCGCAATTACGGAGAAGACACGATCGCGGAAATCAACGCCGGCACGAGCCGCGGCGTGCGCACGATCTGGAGCGCCTACAGCGACGATGAGGGCGCGACCTGGTCGGAGCCGGTCGACCGCTTCTCGGAGGTGCAACGCCCGGATACGCGGTGGGACGCGACCGGGCCGGGGATCGGCATCCAGCTTCGGCACGGACCGGCCCGAGGAAGGCTCGTGATCCCGGCGATCGGACGCAATCTGCAAAGCGATGACCACGGCGCGACGTGGTACGAGAGCGGTCGGTTGCCGGGAGGCTTGAACGAAGCGACCGTAGTGGAGCTGACGGACGGAACGCTCATGCGCAACGATCGGCTGTCCGCCAATCAGCATCTGAAGCGGCGGGCGGTCTCGACCAGCTCGGACCAAGGCGCGACTTGGTCGGGAATCGAATACGTCGACGCTTTGATCGACCCGATCTGCGAAGCCAGCATCGTTCGATACCGGCCTTCCGACAACGCCGAAGGCGACCGGACGCTGCTTTTCGCGAATCCGGCCCACACGGAGCGCCGCGAGAACATGACGGTGCGCATCAGCTACGACGACGGCCTTACGTGGGCGGTCGCCAAGACGGCGTACAAGGGGCCTTCCGCGTATTCGTCGCTGACGGTGCAGCCGGACGGGAACGTCTCCTTGTTATTCGAGGGCGGGGAATATACGCCTTATGACAAAATTATGTTCGCAACGTTCAATCTCGCTTGGTTCCAAACTCCGGAAGCGGATTTGGATCGCCTCGTCTTCTCCGACGGCAGCTTGACCCCCGCTTTCCGCGGCGACGTCGAAGCGTATACGCTTGCGTTGTACCGTGGAACGGATCGAGTGACGATCACGCCCGTAGCATCCGATAATGCGGTCGAGATTTCGATCGACGGGACCCCGGCGTCGTCCGGCGTGCCGCGGACGATCGACTTGAATAACGCCGAGACGATCGAAGTGGAGACGAGGCTCGGAGAACGAACCCGGTCGTACGCGATCGCGCTGGATCGGACGAGAGCGGCGCCGGAGCTGCTGACGCATTGGAGCTTCGACGGAGCGGATGAAAACGGCATTCCGGACGAAACCGGCCGCGGACATGTCGGAATCTTGAACGGCGGCGCGCACATCCGCCCGGGGATGGACGGGGATGCGTTGTATTTGGACGGACGACGCGCTTACGCGGAAATTTCGAACGCGGAAGAGCTGCATCCCGGGAAGGAGAACTTCACGTATTCGGTATGGGTGAATCCAGATGCGCTCGTTCAACAGCGGCATCTACTGTATTGGTACGGCTCGAACGGGAAAGTTCCGCAATGGTGGTTTTCCGTGGAAAGGAACGGCGCGGTCCGCATGAATATGTACGGGCTGCCCGCGGACAGGGAAATCGGCGTCGCTACCGCGCCCGGTCTCGTGAAACCCGGGCAGTGGACGCATCTCGCCGCCGTTCGGGACGATTCCGTCAACAAAATTTACGTAAACGGCGAGCTCTCCGCCACCTCCGTCAAATACGACGGGGAGGCGATGGACCTGACGAATCGGACCGTCCCGCCGCTCGTCGGCTTCGATAAGGGGGTCGCCGCCAACCGGGATTGGTTGGGATACATGGACGAGCTGCGCATCTATAAGCATGCTCTGAACGACGCGGACGTCCGGAAGCTGTATTGGCACGGCGATCGGACGAAGCCGACGACCGCGGCCGCGGCATCGCCCGGCGAGCCGAACGGCGCGAGCGGATGGTATACGTCCGACGTGACGGTGACGCTGTCCGCCGCCGACGACCTCTCCGGCGTCGCCCGTACCGAATACCGCGTGAACGGCGGGAGCTGGACCGCCTATGCGGGTCCCGTTCTCCTAGCCGAGGAAGGCGAGCATACGCTCGAGTACCGGAGCGAGGACGCGGCCGGCAACGTCGAGGAGGCGCGGAGCATGGCCGTTCGCATCGATAAGACGGCTCCCGCGCTTCGCGTCTCGGCGAACCCGTCCGAGCTGTGGGCGCCGAACGGCGAGCTGACGCCGATCCGGACGGAGGTAGAGGCCGAGGACGACGCGTCGGGCATCGAACGAATCGTTCTCGATTCGATTCAGGTCGACGACGACGGCGGATCCTCTCCGGGAGTCGAGAGCAGAGAGGAAGATATCGAGGATGCCGAGTTCGGCGCGGACGATCGGGAGTTTTCGCTGCGAGCCGAGAGGAACGGGGACGGCGCGGGGCGCACGTATACGATCAAATATATGGCGACGGATCGGGCGGGCCATGTCGCGGAGGCGACGGTGGAAGTGTTCGTGACGCATGATCGATCTCCGTCATCGACGAACGGAAAGGAATGA
- a CDS encoding sialidase family protein produces the protein MIRKFAVSRDDDWYEAWPDAALTEGGKLVCVFSQCTHHGDRSQTRFMLVESADRGRTWENKRPLTELTNGLPYWNCARISRLRDGRLVIVGDRISEKKENGGRNFLWIGDAEGTNWSGPIETPLDGIVPDKLCELPSGRWLLSAHTKGAQRLIYSDDQGKRWSEPIIVASDPELKLCEASILPLADGTLVAFLRENSGSGLDCYKAISHDQGESWSGVYRMPLPGCHRPVAGLLNSGSVLITYRFMQGGKGWLGTWTQNFFAALTDQASARATERREQWTRILPIDFDRSPAADLGYSGWVQFEDGEIYVVQYIVDDAPKGQIRGYSIREEDFVLRNE, from the coding sequence ATGATACGGAAATTCGCGGTGAGCCGCGACGACGATTGGTACGAAGCGTGGCCGGACGCGGCGCTGACGGAGGGCGGCAAGCTCGTCTGCGTCTTCTCGCAATGCACGCACCACGGGGATCGTTCGCAGACCCGCTTCATGCTCGTCGAGAGCGCGGACCGGGGGCGAACATGGGAGAATAAGCGACCGCTGACCGAGCTGACGAACGGGCTGCCGTACTGGAACTGCGCCCGGATTTCCCGGCTCCGCGACGGAAGGCTGGTGATCGTCGGAGATCGCATTTCGGAAAAGAAGGAGAACGGAGGGCGAAATTTCTTATGGATCGGGGACGCCGAAGGGACGAATTGGTCGGGACCGATCGAGACGCCGCTCGATGGCATCGTACCCGATAAGCTTTGCGAGCTCCCTTCCGGCCGGTGGCTGCTGTCCGCTCATACGAAAGGCGCGCAGCGGCTGATCTACTCAGACGATCAAGGAAAGCGCTGGTCGGAGCCCATCATCGTGGCTTCGGATCCGGAACTGAAGCTTTGCGAAGCCAGCATCCTGCCGCTCGCGGACGGCACGTTGGTCGCCTTCCTGCGGGAAAATTCCGGATCGGGTCTGGATTGCTACAAGGCGATTTCGCACGATCAAGGGGAAAGCTGGAGCGGCGTGTACCGGATGCCGCTGCCGGGCTGCCATCGGCCGGTCGCCGGATTGCTGAACAGCGGCAGCGTTCTGATTACTTACCGGTTTATGCAGGGCGGGAAGGGCTGGCTCGGCACGTGGACGCAAAATTTTTTCGCGGCGCTGACGGATCAAGCGTCGGCTCGGGCGACGGAACGTCGCGAGCAGTGGACCCGGATCTTGCCGATCGATTTCGATCGCAGCCCCGCCGCCGACTTAGGATACTCGGGTTGGGTTCAATTCGAGGACGGGGAAATTTACGTCGTGCAGTATATCGTGGACGACGCTCCGAAAGGTCAGATCCGGGGATATAGTATTCGCGAAGAAGATTTCGTACTCAGGAATGAATAA
- a CDS encoding dihydrodipicolinate synthase family protein, translating to MSASQRKETFGGIYTALVTPMHEDGSIDYDSLVRLTTHQIDQGVKGFYVGGSTGEGFLLTGEERQRVLETVVGAAAGRAVVLAHIGCIGTMDSIALAKHAERQGVDAISAVVPFYYKLSPREIQGHYEAIMASVAAPMIVYHFPGATGVSLSLDFYEGLSRNPQCIGVKFTSLNLFEMQQIRARCGEDFLIFNGHDEVYASGALAGADGAIGSTFNIMPGLFVGMHRLLSEDGWKSGRTVQAMQAEANRVIAHMVGYDVIPYEKYMLYLQGIVRTPTARQPLRRFTPEERSRLEAFFESSGALRAQRLS from the coding sequence ATGAGCGCAAGCCAGCGGAAAGAGACGTTCGGCGGTATCTATACCGCGTTGGTCACTCCGATGCACGAGGACGGGAGCATCGATTACGACTCGTTGGTTCGATTGACGACGCACCAGATCGATCAAGGGGTCAAAGGGTTTTATGTCGGGGGGAGCACGGGGGAAGGCTTTCTGTTGACCGGCGAGGAGCGCCAGCGGGTGTTGGAGACGGTCGTCGGCGCCGCCGCCGGGCGGGCCGTCGTCTTGGCGCATATCGGCTGCATCGGAACGATGGATTCGATCGCGCTCGCGAAGCATGCCGAACGACAAGGCGTAGATGCGATTTCGGCCGTCGTGCCTTTCTACTATAAGCTCTCGCCGAGAGAAATCCAAGGGCACTACGAGGCTATTATGGCGTCCGTCGCCGCGCCGATGATCGTGTACCATTTTCCCGGCGCGACCGGTGTCAGTCTTTCGTTAGATTTCTACGAAGGGCTTAGCCGCAACCCGCAGTGTATCGGCGTCAAGTTCACGTCGCTCAACCTGTTCGAGATGCAGCAAATCCGCGCGCGCTGCGGCGAGGATTTCCTCATCTTCAACGGGCATGACGAAGTGTACGCGAGCGGCGCCCTCGCCGGGGCGGACGGCGCGATCGGCAGCACCTTCAATATAATGCCGGGGCTCTTCGTCGGAATGCATCGGCTTCTGTCCGAGGACGGGTGGAAGAGCGGCCGGACGGTGCAAGCGATGCAAGCCGAAGCGAACCGGGTGATCGCCCACATGGTCGGATACGACGTTATTCCGTACGAGAAGTATATGCTCTATCTTCAAGGCATCGTGCGAACGCCGACGGCTCGGCAGCCGCTGAGACGTTTCACGCCCGAAGAACGGTCGCGGCTGGAAGCGTTCTTCGAAAGCAGCGGGGCGCTGCGGGCGCAACGCCTGAGCTGA
- a CDS encoding NAD kinase, giving the protein MNYCVMDRGDELSRELTETFERLASERGLRRDETTPDVVLSIGGDGTMLHAFHRFRERLDDIAFVGIHTGHLGFYADWKPNEVAELVRLMADGGGLADRVVKYPLLKIEIATSAGTDSYLALNEFTLKGADATLVAQLNINDKPFEMFRGDGICISTPSGSTAYNKSLNGALLHPSLEAIQIAEIASINNRVYRTVGSSLVLPKHHHCDILPRKEQKLLITVDHLAIPYDSVLSVRGTVSEQKVTFARYRPFPFWNRVKEAFVGDTVK; this is encoded by the coding sequence TTGAACTACTGCGTAATGGATCGCGGCGACGAGCTGTCCCGCGAATTGACGGAAACCTTCGAGCGTCTCGCCTCGGAACGAGGACTTCGCCGCGACGAGACGACGCCCGACGTCGTGCTCTCGATCGGCGGCGACGGCACGATGCTGCACGCGTTCCATCGGTTCCGGGAGCGCCTCGACGACATCGCGTTCGTCGGCATTCACACCGGGCATCTCGGCTTCTACGCCGACTGGAAGCCGAACGAGGTCGCCGAGCTCGTGCGGCTGATGGCCGACGGCGGGGGCCTCGCGGACCGCGTCGTGAAATATCCGCTGCTGAAGATCGAAATCGCCACGAGCGCCGGGACCGATTCGTATCTCGCGCTCAACGAGTTTACGCTGAAGGGCGCGGACGCGACCCTCGTCGCTCAGCTGAATATCAACGACAAGCCGTTCGAGATGTTCCGCGGCGACGGCATTTGCATCTCGACGCCTTCCGGCAGTACGGCCTACAATAAGAGCTTGAACGGCGCGCTGCTGCACCCGTCGCTCGAGGCGATCCAGATCGCCGAGATCGCGTCGATCAACAACCGCGTCTACCGGACGGTCGGCTCCTCGCTCGTCCTGCCGAAGCACCATCATTGCGACATCCTGCCGCGCAAGGAGCAGAAGCTGCTCATCACGGTCGACCACCTCGCGATCCCGTACGATTCGGTGCTTTCCGTTCGCGGCACGGTGTCCGAGCAGAAGGTGACGTTCGCGCGGTACCGCCCTTTCCCGTTCTGGAACCGGGTGAAGGAAGCGTTCGTCGGCGACACGGTGAAATAA
- the ylbJ gene encoding sporulation integral membrane protein YlbJ gives MRSDTIRLRSIVPPAAMSVAVLALVLAFPRESVEAGLTGVAIWWDVLFPSLFPFFVVSELMLGFGIVHFFGKLLDPMMRPLFRLPGPGGFVMAMGFASGYPVGARLTSQLWDARLVNRGESERLVAFTTTADPIFLIGAVAVGFFHDATLAPLLAAAHYGGAVLLGLLLRLQSRGEPSGEASAAADDGRKRPLLLRAFDAMHDARLSDGRPFGELLLDGIRSGLRLIVVVGGLVVFFSVVIEVLTLARVVTVMQGVVAFALGLFAIPAPLAEAVVNGLFEVTLGAKTAGAATGISLQAQVAIASFGLSWAGLSVHAQIMSIVSHMPVRYGKYAAAKALQGLFSGAIAYFAWPLFAPFRESAAAWIPAASPSGWSAAAAYAPFAGLAFLVSLAAVPAVYVLYRLLRPLVRPR, from the coding sequence ATGCGCTCCGATACGATCCGACTGCGTTCCATCGTTCCGCCGGCCGCGATGTCCGTCGCCGTCCTCGCCCTCGTGCTGGCTTTCCCGCGGGAGAGCGTCGAGGCGGGTCTGACGGGCGTCGCCATCTGGTGGGACGTGTTGTTTCCGTCGCTGTTTCCGTTCTTCGTCGTCTCCGAACTCATGCTCGGCTTCGGCATCGTGCACTTCTTCGGCAAGCTGCTCGACCCGATGATGCGCCCGCTCTTCCGTCTGCCGGGACCGGGCGGCTTCGTCATGGCCATGGGCTTCGCCTCCGGTTACCCCGTCGGCGCGCGTCTGACCAGTCAACTCTGGGACGCCCGGCTCGTCAACCGCGGCGAGAGCGAGCGTCTCGTCGCCTTCACGACGACGGCGGACCCGATCTTCCTGATCGGCGCCGTCGCGGTCGGCTTCTTCCACGACGCGACGCTCGCGCCGCTGCTCGCCGCGGCGCATTACGGCGGCGCCGTGCTGCTCGGCTTGCTGCTGCGGCTGCAAAGCCGCGGCGAACCGTCGGGCGAGGCGTCCGCCGCGGCGGACGACGGGCGGAAGCGGCCGCTGCTGCTGCGCGCCTTCGACGCGATGCACGACGCCCGTCTCAGCGACGGGCGTCCGTTCGGCGAGCTGCTGCTGGACGGCATCCGCTCGGGGCTTCGCTTGATCGTCGTGGTGGGGGGACTCGTCGTCTTTTTCTCCGTCGTAATCGAGGTGCTTACGCTCGCCCGCGTCGTGACCGTTATGCAAGGGGTCGTCGCGTTCGCGCTCGGCCTGTTCGCCATTCCCGCGCCGCTCGCCGAAGCCGTCGTGAACGGCCTGTTCGAGGTGACGCTCGGCGCGAAGACGGCGGGCGCGGCGACCGGCATCTCCTTGCAGGCGCAGGTGGCGATCGCTTCGTTCGGCCTCTCGTGGGCTGGCTTGTCCGTGCACGCCCAAATCATGAGCATCGTGTCGCATATGCCCGTCCGATACGGCAAGTATGCGGCCGCGAAAGCCCTTCAAGGCCTGTTCTCCGGCGCGATCGCGTACTTCGCCTGGCCGTTGTTCGCGCCGTTCCGGGAATCGGCGGCCGCTTGGATCCCGGCCGCGTCCCCGTCCGGGTGGAGCGCCGCCGCCGCGTATGCGCCGTTCGCCGGACTCGCCTTCTTGGTCTCGCTCGCCGCGGTGCCGGCCGTCTACGTCCTCTACCGGCTGCTGCGCCCGCTCGTCCGCCCTCGTTGA
- a CDS encoding DUF2225 domain-containing protein: MEPLYRKAVVCLHCRREFQTSRVRPSFKKAVKTDTDFCTYYKEGHENPEFYVVCVCPTCGFASTDSFGPSMNERQRAAFGEKVTATWSVKDYGGKRTLTDAMFVYKLALLSAQVVGERPRVVAGILHHIAWLYRYQGDEDGEQRFLRYALEQYVKVYESEGAEMNGARLMYLIGELHRRLKEYPDAVKWFSRVINDKRIMDAGMIRACREGWATVRDDMLAAKMELPEEMRQSAGKR, from the coding sequence ATGGAGCCCTTATACCGGAAAGCCGTCGTATGCTTGCATTGCCGGCGAGAATTCCAGACGTCGCGCGTCCGGCCTAGCTTTAAGAAAGCAGTAAAGACCGATACCGATTTCTGCACTTATTATAAAGAAGGTCACGAGAATCCCGAGTTTTACGTCGTATGCGTCTGCCCGACCTGCGGCTTCGCTTCGACGGACAGCTTCGGGCCGTCGATGAACGAGCGGCAGCGCGCCGCGTTCGGCGAGAAGGTGACGGCGACGTGGTCGGTGAAGGACTACGGCGGCAAGCGGACGCTGACGGACGCGATGTTCGTCTATAAGCTGGCGCTGCTCAGCGCGCAGGTCGTCGGCGAGCGGCCGCGCGTCGTGGCGGGCATTCTGCATCACATCGCCTGGTTGTACCGATACCAAGGCGACGAAGACGGGGAGCAGCGGTTTCTCCGGTACGCGCTGGAGCAATACGTGAAGGTGTACGAGAGCGAAGGGGCCGAGATGAACGGCGCGAGACTGATGTACTTGATCGGCGAGCTTCACCGGCGCCTCAAGGAGTATCCGGACGCGGTGAAGTGGTTTTCGAGAGTGATCAACGATAAGCGGATCATGGACGCGGGAATGATTCGGGCATGCCGGGAAGGATGGGCGACCGTCCGGGACGATATGCTGGCCGCGAAGATGGAGTTGCCGGAAGAGATGCGTCAGAGCGCAGGGAAGAGGTAG
- a CDS encoding YycC family protein: MRPLQISPDTAVKLAAKLNVPLEHLMHMPQHILLAKLAELAKSEAAEDSEDSAASEKKEERKGE; the protein is encoded by the coding sequence ATGCGTCCGCTGCAAATTTCGCCCGATACCGCCGTCAAGCTGGCGGCCAAGCTGAACGTTCCGTTGGAGCATCTTATGCATATGCCGCAGCACATACTGCTCGCGAAGCTCGCCGAGCTGGCCAAGTCCGAGGCGGCGGAAGACTCGGAAGATTCGGCAGCCTCGGAAAAGAAAGAAGAGCGCAAGGGAGAGTAA
- a CDS encoding M3 family oligoendopeptidase — protein sequence MSNANRLPDTWDLDVIFPGGSDSPEFAEFLRALEQDIDGFGERVRLAADAKPPGAEALESLTGELESLQARLIEAEAFASCLASANQKDKKAVALGSAIRSLAAAFESRLTRFDLVLTATPQDAWDEWMRRPTLAPVAFPLTERRAQALEKMSPELETLLNDLAVDGYHGWSELYDTTVSLLEVPFQEENGDTTMLSAGQAQNKLYHPSKEVRDRTFVAWENAWEKHADYCAQALNHLGGFRLQTYKHRGWDSVHKEPLDLNRMSPETLGSMWSAIERNRSFLLDYFAKKAELLGIDKLGWTDLDAPIGKAGEKIGFDDGAALIVDQFRRFGPKLADFAAMTFRDRWIEAEDRPGKRPGGFCTSFPLKKQSRIFMTYEGSMTNVSTLAHELGHGFHTHVMYDQPQLTQNYAMGVAETASTFAEMIVSDATIRNASDRETKLALLDDKIQRSVAFLMNIHARFLFETNFYEERKRGTVGAERLNALMVDAQKQAFHDSLASYHPHFWASKLHFYITEVPFYNFPYTFGYLFSTGIYATASGEGANFEDRYVALLQDTGRMSVESLAKKHLNVDLTKPDFWERSVALMKKDVEDFLAL from the coding sequence ATGTCGAATGCGAACCGGCTTCCCGATACGTGGGACTTGGACGTCATCTTTCCGGGAGGAAGCGACTCTCCGGAGTTCGCCGAATTTCTCAGAGCGCTGGAACAGGATATCGACGGCTTCGGCGAGCGGGTGCGTCTTGCGGCGGATGCGAAGCCGCCGGGCGCCGAGGCGTTGGAGTCGCTTACGGGCGAGCTCGAATCGCTGCAGGCCCGCTTGATCGAAGCCGAAGCGTTCGCGAGCTGCCTCGCGTCGGCCAACCAGAAGGACAAGAAAGCCGTCGCGCTCGGCTCGGCGATCCGGTCGCTCGCGGCCGCGTTCGAATCGCGGCTGACGCGGTTCGATCTCGTGCTCACGGCGACGCCGCAGGATGCTTGGGACGAGTGGATGCGGCGTCCGACGCTCGCGCCCGTCGCGTTCCCGCTCACCGAACGAAGGGCGCAAGCGCTCGAGAAGATGAGTCCGGAGCTCGAGACGCTGCTGAACGATCTCGCCGTCGACGGCTATCACGGCTGGTCCGAGCTGTACGACACGACGGTCAGCCTGCTGGAAGTGCCGTTCCAGGAAGAGAACGGAGACACGACGATGCTCTCCGCCGGCCAGGCGCAGAACAAGCTGTACCATCCGTCGAAGGAAGTGCGAGACCGGACGTTCGTAGCCTGGGAGAACGCTTGGGAGAAGCATGCCGACTATTGCGCGCAGGCGCTGAATCATCTCGGCGGCTTCCGCCTGCAGACCTATAAGCATCGCGGATGGGACTCCGTCCACAAGGAGCCCTTGGATTTGAACCGGATGTCCCCCGAGACGCTCGGCAGCATGTGGAGCGCGATCGAACGCAACCGTTCGTTCCTGCTCGACTATTTCGCCAAGAAGGCGGAGCTGCTCGGCATCGACAAGCTCGGATGGACGGATCTCGACGCGCCGATCGGCAAGGCGGGCGAGAAGATCGGCTTCGACGACGGCGCGGCGCTCATCGTCGACCAGTTCCGCCGATTCGGGCCGAAGCTGGCCGACTTCGCGGCCATGACGTTCCGGGATCGCTGGATCGAGGCGGAGGATCGCCCCGGCAAGCGGCCGGGAGGCTTCTGCACGTCGTTCCCGCTGAAGAAGCAGTCCCGCATCTTCATGACGTACGAAGGCTCGATGACGAACGTCTCGACGCTGGCGCACGAGCTCGGGCACGGGTTCCACACGCACGTCATGTACGATCAGCCGCAGCTGACCCAGAACTACGCCATGGGCGTCGCGGAGACGGCGTCGACGTTCGCGGAGATGATCGTTTCCGACGCGACGATTCGGAACGCGAGCGACCGCGAGACGAAGCTCGCGCTCCTGGACGACAAAATCCAGCGCTCGGTCGCGTTCCTGATGAACATTCACGCAAGGTTTCTGTTCGAGACGAACTTCTACGAGGAGCGCAAGCGCGGCACCGTCGGCGCCGAGCGCCTGAACGCGCTTATGGTCGACGCGCAGAAACAAGCGTTCCACGATTCGCTAGCCTCGTATCACCCGCATTTCTGGGCGTCCAAGTTACACTTTTACATTACGGAAGTTCCGTTTTATAATTTTCCGTATACGTTCGGTTATTTGTTCAGCACGGGCATCTACGCGACGGCTTCGGGAGAGGGCGCGAACTTCGAGGATCGGTACGTCGCGCTGCTTCAGGATACCGGACGCATGAGCGTCGAATCGCTCGCGAAGAAACATCTGAACGTCGACTTGACGAAGCCGGACTTCTGGGAACGTTCGGTGGCGTTAATGAAGAAGGACGTCGAGGATTTCTTGGCGCTGTAG
- a CDS encoding alpha/beta-type small acid-soluble spore protein: MGTGSKSNTLVVPQANQALEQLKFEVAQELGISIPQDGYYGFMATRDTGAIGGHITRRLVQIAEQSLAGQSQSRR, translated from the coding sequence ATGGGTACAGGTTCTAAATCCAATACGTTGGTAGTGCCTCAAGCGAACCAAGCGTTGGAACAACTGAAGTTTGAAGTCGCTCAGGAACTCGGCATCTCGATTCCGCAAGACGGCTACTACGGTTTCATGGCGACCCGCGACACCGGTGCGATCGGGGGTCACATTACTCGCCGCCTCGTGCAAATCGCCGAGCAGTCCTTGGCCGGTCAAAGCCAATCCCGCCGCTAA
- the trpS gene encoding tryptophan--tRNA ligase, with product MKKKRVLSGIQPSGLMTIGNYIGAIRQFVDMQHEYDSYFMVVDMHAITVPQDPEKLREQTESLAAVYLACGIDPEKATLFLQSQVPAHAMLGWMMTTLTYMGELERMTQFKDKSAGKESIGTGLFVYPSLMAADILLYDSDLVPVGDDQTQHLELTRDLANRFNGRFGDTFVVPEGHYTEVGARIMSLLDGTKKMSKSDPNPGAFISLLDEPDVIRKKFSRATTDSGREIVFDRANKPEVSNLLEIYSVFSGKTIKELEKQYEGQGYGAFKKELAEAVVEVLEPIQTRYRDIRASGELQTMLKRGAEKASAVADATLRRAMERMGFVLP from the coding sequence ATGAAAAAGAAACGGGTGCTCTCGGGCATACAGCCCAGCGGGCTCATGACGATCGGCAATTATATCGGAGCGATTCGGCAGTTCGTCGACATGCAGCACGAGTACGACAGCTACTTCATGGTCGTCGATATGCATGCGATCACGGTGCCGCAGGATCCGGAGAAGCTGCGGGAACAGACGGAGTCGCTCGCGGCGGTGTATCTCGCCTGCGGCATCGATCCGGAGAAAGCGACGCTGTTCCTGCAGTCGCAGGTGCCGGCGCACGCGATGCTCGGCTGGATGATGACGACGCTGACGTATATGGGCGAGCTCGAGCGGATGACGCAGTTCAAGGATAAATCGGCCGGCAAGGAATCGATCGGCACGGGTTTGTTCGTCTACCCGTCGCTCATGGCGGCGGACATCTTGTTGTACGATTCGGACCTGGTCCCGGTCGGCGACGATCAGACGCAGCATCTCGAGCTGACGCGCGATCTGGCGAATCGATTCAACGGGCGGTTCGGCGATACGTTCGTCGTGCCGGAAGGCCATTACACCGAGGTCGGCGCGCGCATCATGTCGCTGCTCGACGGCACGAAGAAGATGAGCAAGAGCGATCCGAATCCCGGCGCCTTCATCTCGCTGCTCGACGAGCCGGACGTCATCCGTAAGAAATTCAGCCGGGCGACGACCGATTCCGGCCGCGAGATCGTATTCGACCGCGCGAACAAGCCGGAGGTCAGCAACTTGTTGGAAATTTACTCCGTCTTCTCGGGCAAGACGATCAAGGAGCTCGAGAAGCAATACGAGGGGCAAGGCTACGGAGCGTTCAAGAAGGAGTTGGCGGAGGCGGTCGTAGAGGTGCTGGAGCCGATCCAGACCCGATACCGCGACATTCGCGCTTCAGGGGAATTGCAAACGATGCTGAAGCGCGGCGCGGAGAAGGCGTCCGCAGTCGCCGACGCGACGCTGCGCCGGGCGATGGAACGCATGGGCTTCGTACTCCCGTAA